A genomic window from Phoenix dactylifera cultivar Barhee BC4 chromosome 7, palm_55x_up_171113_PBpolish2nd_filt_p, whole genome shotgun sequence includes:
- the LOC103707811 gene encoding light-regulated protein, chloroplastic-like, with translation MQAAAAVCLPGPSPFKGTKSLVTRRSSSRPCRTVLCPRAMASATPETSTVDYSSSSSVFPAEACETIGGEACDVEMFPEVKPAAPASNTGAKASSEEVEREYVEYNEPKTVFPGEACDDLGGEFCEPEYQKGVYEDTAQIKE, from the exons AtgcaagcagcagcagcagtgtgTCTCCCAGGGCCATCGCCATTCAAAGGCACCAAGAGCTTGGTGACAAGGAGATCATCATCCAGGCCTTGTAGAACAGTCCTCTGCCCTCGAGCCATGGCTTCAGCTACCCCTGAGACCTCCACGGTCGACTACAGCTCCTCATCTTC TGTCTTTCCTGCAGAAGCCTGTGAAACAATTGGTGGAGAAGCATGCGACGTGGAGATGTTTCCTGAAGTGAAGCCTGCAGCTCCAGCCAGCAATACTGGAGCTAAAGCGAGTTCAGAAGAGGTCGAGCGAGAGTATGTGGAGTACAACGAGCCAAAAAC GGTGTTCCCTGGTGAAGCATGTGATGATCTTGGAGGGGAGTTCTGCGAACCAGAATACCAAAAGGGCGTTTACGAGGACACAGCCCAGATAAAAGAATAG
- the LOC103707812 gene encoding LOW QUALITY PROTEIN: pentatricopeptide repeat-containing protein At5g61990, mitochondrial-like (The sequence of the model RefSeq protein was modified relative to this genomic sequence to represent the inferred CDS: deleted 2 bases in 1 codon) — MIPIPRRPPLLLLREIRPSLAGRNPSLDLPLPSHLLLLFFYSSETLQDAGDDLAREISDLLRHTANWKPAMAASGIPRRLTPASVSDVLCRGKVLDPKRLLDFFYWSGSQMASPQNLNSFSTLAVILCNSGHFPLANGLLERMIKTNSPASSILDSIADGFARTEGSNSAVFDVLVDTYKKMGMLKEAAEVVLLMKGGSFLPGLRCCNALLKDLLRANWMDLFWKVYDCMLEVPLGHDVYTYTTLISAYFKVGNVDSAKRAFFEMKEKGCSPSAVTYNTLITGFCRVGALGDAFELKEDMVRKGLVADGYTYGALINGLCKNRKSKEARQLLDEISRIGIKPDIISYTSLVDGFMRDGNIDEAFAVRDEMVANGVQPNVVTYNNLIRGVCKMGKMDKAHELLREMIRTGWKPDAMTYNVVIEGHIREQDLQGAFRLLDEMKSKDVSPNLYTYSVIINGLCHCGESRQADGLLEEMVARGLKPNAVIYAALISGHCREGKIIEACETLDKMTERNISPDAFCYNSLIMGLCKTGKMEEALRYFAEMLGRGLLANTFTYGAFIHGYCKSGNMHEAEKYFQEMLSHGLKPNDIIYTNLIDGYCKGNDVAKVFSTLHSMLESGVLPDVQTYSVVIHSLSKSGKMQEAFQIFSMLQDKGLVPDVYTYSSLMFGLCKIGDIEQALLLHDEMCGRGVEPNIVTYNALIDGICKSGDLKGATKLFSSILEKGLVPNGVTYTIMIDGNCNAGEMSEAFRLYDEMLSKGILADKFTYTALIGGCCKVGNFERAVELFNEMLQKGFATVLTFNTLIDGFCKIGKLQEATQLLQVMVDKQILPDSVTYTTLINGHNKAGKIKEACQLFSEMQERNLMPNAVTYTSLIEGLSRAGNMSEASALFKEMMDKGIKPDEATYDVMIDTPCKQGNLVEAFKLQDAIIAKGIQCSAMHVTLIGGLFRKGDFSEALKLLNEMQKQGIKPDNAQCMSPVHGFHKKGFVDEDQLLKIMVSNLAARRYCFEQFS, encoded by the exons ATGATTCCAATCCCTCGAAGACCCCCTCTGCTTCTTCTGAGAGAGATCAGACCCTCTCTGGCCGGAAGAAACCCTTCTCTCGATCTCCCTCTCCCATCCCATCTCCTCCTCTTATTCTTCTATAGCTCGGAAACCCTCCAAGATGCCGGCGACGATCTCGCTCGGGAGATCTCCGATCTCCTCCGCCACACCGCCAACTGGAAGCCCGCCATGGCCGCATCCGGGATCCCCCGCCGGCTGACCCCGGCATCGGTCTCCGACGTCCTCTGCCGCGGCAAGGTGCTCGACCCCAAACGCCTCCTGGATTTCTTCTACTGGTCAGGATCCCAAATGGCTTCTCCTCAGAATTTGAATTCTTTCTCAACTCTTGCCGTTATACTCTGTAATTCCGGCCATTTCCCCCTCGCCAATGGTCTTCTGGAGCGGATGATCAAGACCAATTCCCCGGCTTCCTCCATTTTAGATTCTATCGCCGATGGCTTTGCCCGCACGGAAGGATCCAATTCGGCGGTCTTCGACGTGCTGGTCGATACTTATAAGAAAATGGGCATGCTGAAGGAGGCCGCCGAAGTGGTTTTATTGATGAAAGGTGGCAGCTTTCTGCCTGGTTTGAGGTGTTGTAATGCACTGTTGAAGGATCTTTTAAGAGCCAATTGGATGGATTTGTTCTGGAAGGTGTATGATTGTATGCTGGAGGTGCCATTGGGGCACGATGTTTACACTTATACTACTTTGATCAGCGCTTATTTTAAGGTTGGCAATGTCGATTCCGCGAAACGGGCCTTCtttgagatgaaggagaagGGTTGCAGTCCAAGTGCCGTGACGTATAACACATTGATAACTGGGTTCTGTAGAGTTGGAGCTCTCGGGGATGCTTTTGAGTTGAAGGAGGATATGGTGAGGAAAGGTCTAGTTGCTGATGGTTATACTTACGGTGCGCTTATCAATGGCTTGTGCAAGAATCGCAAGTCCAAGGAAGCAAGACAACTGTTGGATGAAATATCACGCATAGGTATAAAGCCTGATATCATCTCTTACACTTCTTTGGTTGACGGCTTTATGAGAGATGGCAACATCGATGAGGCCTTTGCAGTAAGGGATGAGATGGTGGCAAATGGAGTGCAGCCGAATGTGGTCACCTATAACAATCTCATTCGTGGAGTGTGTAAAATGGGTAAAATGGATAAGGCACACGAGCTCTTGAGGGAGATGATTCGAACTGGTTGGAAGCCAGATGCAATGACTTATAATGTGGTCATCGAGGGGCACATCCGAGAACAGGATTTGCAAGGGGCTTTTCGATTGCTTGATGAGATGAAGAGTAAGGATGTGTCACCTAATTTGTACACTTACAGTGTGATTATTAATGGGTTGTGCCATTGTGGAGAGTCAAGGCAGGCTGATGGTTTGTTGGAGGAAATGGTTGCAAGGGGCTTGAAGCCAAATGCAGTCATTTATGCTGCTCTCATTTCAGGTCACTGCAGGGAAGGTAAAATTATAGAAGCATGTGAGACTTTAGATAAGATGACTGAAAGAAACATTTCCCCTGATGCATTTTGTTACAATTCCCTTATAATGGGTCTATGTAAGACAGGAAAAATGGAAGAGGCATTGAGGTATTTTGCTGAAATGCTTGGGAGAGGGTTGTTGGCTAACACATTCACATATGGAGCCTTTATTCATGGTTATTGTAAGTCTGGGAATATGCATGAGGCAGAGAAGTACTTCCAAGAGATGCTTAGTCATGGTTTAAAGCCCAATGATATCATTTATACAAACCTTATCGATGGCTACTGCAAAGGTAATGATGTTGCAAAGGTCTTCTCCACACTTCATTCCATGTTAGAAAGTGGTGTGCTACCAGACGTGCAAACATACAGTGTGGTTATTCACAGCCTTTCAAAGAGCGGGAAGATGCAAGAGGCTTTCCAGATCTTTTCAATGCTTCAGGATAAAGGATTGGTTCCTGATGTGTACACTTATAGCTCACTTATGTTTGGGCTCTGTAAGATAGGTGACATAGAACAGGCTTTACTTCTCCATGATGAAATGTGTGGCCGAGGTGTAGAGCCAAATATTGTTACCTATAATGCTTTGATTGACGGCATTTGCAAGTCGGGCGATTTGAAGGGCGCCACAAAGCTTTTCAGTAGCATCTTAGAGAAGGGTTTAGTGCCAAATGGTGTGACATACACTATAATGATCGATGGCAACTGCAATGCAGGAGAAATGTCTGAGGCATTTAGACTATATGATGAAATGCTGTCGAAGGGAATCTTGGCTGATAAGTTTACATACACTGCTCTTATTGGTGGATGCTGCAAAGTTGGGAACTTTGAGAGAGCTGTTGAATTGTTTAATGAAATGTTGCAGAAAGGCTTTGCAACTGTTCTCACTTTTAACACTTTGATTGATGGCTTTTGCAAGATTGGGAAGCTGCAAGAAGCAACTCAGTTGCTGCAAGTGATGGTGGACAAACAGATTTTGCCTGACAGTGTTACCTACACAACTTTGATTAATGGGCACAACAAGGCAGGAAAGATAAAGGAGGCATGCCAACTATTCTCAGAGATGCAGGAAAGGAATCTCATGCCCAATGCAGTAACTTATACATCACTTATTGAAGGGCTCAGCAGAGCAGGAAACATGTCGGAGGCATCAGCATTGTTCAAGGAGATGATGGATAAAGGTATAAAGCCTGATGAAGCAACTTACGATGTAATGATTGACACTCCGTGTAAACAAGGAAACTTAGTTGAGGCATTCAAGTTGCAGGATGCCATTATTGCAAAAGGCATCCAAT GCAGTGCCATGCATGTCACACTGATAGGCGGCCTTTTCAGAAAGGGTGATTTTTCTGAAGCATTGAAGTTACTCAATGAaatgcaaaagcaaggaatcaaACCTGATAATGCTCAATGCATGTCACCAGTTCATGGCTTTCACAAAAAAGGATTCGTTGATGAAGATCAGCTTTTGAAGATTATGGTGAGTAATTTGGCTGCCCGAAGGTATTGCTTTGAGCAGTTCAGTTGA
- the LOC103707813 gene encoding auxin response factor 2A-like isoform X1, whose amino-acid sequence MASSEVTTRENGGNGRGESFSSVCSESGADAARTPASAAPRRDAEEALYTELWFACAGPLATIPRNGERVFYFPQGHIEQVVASTNQLADKQVKIYDLPSKILCRVINVQLKAEQETDEVFAQVTLLPEANQDENALEKENLPSPPPRPHVHSFCKTLTASDTSTHGGFSVLRRHADECLPPLDMRLQPPTQELVAKDLHGVEWRFRHIFRGQPRRHLLQSGWSGFVSSKRLVAGDAFIFLRGEHGELRVGVRRAMRQQTNVPSSVISSHSMHLGVLATAWHAVTTGTIFTVYYKPRTSPSEFIVPYDRYMESLKNNYSIGMRFKMRFEGEEAPEQRFPGTIVGIGDGDSSSWPGSKWRCLQVRWDETSSIPRPERVSPWNLEPALTPPLNPLPTPKTKRPRPNAMPSSPDSSVLTKEGAIKITADPSQVHGVPRILQGQEKMALRDNLSDNNDSDTVQKPLTWPSSLDEDKNDVSSQRMLGSGNWMQMSGHEPTYKDMRSGFRPFSDMRGFAKPSFEQISTHTDPLKNHFQDQGGNLNLLLDPFSLIPSKPTFNMESAFKMPTHAGELPYQKAENATYGGLEDFSLVQGHMIEQNPPNWQVHLQSTFQNENFAHKRARKPQPLEAAQNEITRSKESGNCKLFGFHLNSNPTPSDHVMKSEHSMPQMKSDHIMKSEHLMPQTNATNDFVSHTQPTVAQDELRIFEVDHHSKLPQGTKSVTTAPAATEHVMHHQHCPETAKEVQGKLQGGSSRSCRKVHKQGIALGRSVDLTKFNGYDELIAELDQMFEFDGELMAPNNNWLIVYTDNEGDMMLVGDDPWLEFCSMVCKIYIYTREEVQKMKPGTLNPRFEGIPIRGNTAAKERKVPLRTSTANPEN is encoded by the exons ATGGCGTCGTCGGAGGTGACAACGAGGGAAAACGGCGGTAATGGGAGGGGGGAAAGCTTCTCCTCCGTATGCAGCGAGTCTGGCGCCGACGCCGCGAGGACCCCGGCCTCCGCCGCTCCCAGGAGAG ACGCGGAGGAAGCGCTTTATACAGAGCTCTGGTTTGCGTGCGCTGGGCCTCTGGCGACGATCCCTCGCAATGGGGAGAGGGTCTTCTACTTTCCTCAAGGTCATATAGAGCAG GTGGTGGCTTCTACAAATCAGTTGGCCGACAAGCAGGTGAAAATATATGACCTGCCATCCAAAATCCTTTGCCGAGTGATAAACGTCCAGCTGAAG GCCGAGCAGGAGACGGATGAGGTCTTTGCTCAGGTGACGCTGCTCCCCGAGGCAAAT CAAGATGAGAACGCTTTGGAGAAGGAGAATTTGCCGTCTCCACCACCAAGGCCTCATGTGCACTCTTTCTGCAAGACTTTGACAGCATCTGACACAAGCACCCACGGTGGGTTCTCTGTGTTAAGGAGGCACGCCGACGAATGCCTCCCTCCATTG GATATGCGTTTGCAACCTCCAACACAGGAGCTGGTGGCGAAGGATTTGCATGGGGTTGAATGGCGATTCCGCCACATCTTTCGTG GTCAACCAAGGAGACATCTGCTTCAGAGCGGATGGAGTGGCTTTGTTAGTTCTAAAAGGCTTGTTGCTGGGGATGCTTTTATCTTTCTAAG AGGAGAACATGGTGAACTACGTGTTGGAGTGAGACGGGCTATGAGACAACAAACAAATGTTCCATCATCAGTCATATCTAGCCATAGTATGCACCTTGGTGTCCTTGCAACAGCATGGCATGCTGTAACGACTGGAACCATCTTCACTGTTTATTACAAACCAAG GACAAGTCCATCTGAGTTCATTGTTCCTTACGATCGATACATGGAATCTCTCAAGAACAACTACTCTATCGGGATGAGATTCAAGATGAGGTTTGAAGGTGAAGAGGCCCCAGAGCAGAG GTTTCCCGGCACCATAGTTGGCATAGGAGATGGGGACTCCAGCAGCTGGCCTGGATCAAAATGGAGATGCCTCCAg GTGCGGTGGGATGAGACATCATCCATTCCTCGTCCGGAGAGAGTTTCTCCTTGGAACCTAGAACCTGCTCTGACTCCTCCATTGAACCCCCTTCCAACACCAAAGACTAAAAGGCCTCGACCAAATGCCATGCCCTCCTCCCCTGATTCATCTGTTCTTACAAAAGAAG GTGCAATCAAAATCACTGCGGACCCTTCCCAAGTTCATGGAGTTCCAAGGATTCTGCAAGGCCAAGAAAAGATGGCCTTGAGAGACAATTTAAGTGACAATAATGATTCAGACACTGTTCAGAAGCCCCTCACATGGCCATCATCTCTTGATGAAGACAAAAATGATGTTTCTTCTCAGAGAATGTTGGGTTCAGGCAACTGGATGCAAATGAGTGGGCATGAACCTACCTACAAGGACATGCGATCAGGGTTTCGACCTTTCAGTGACATGCGTGGGTTTGCTAAACCATCTTTTGAACAAATTTCAACTCATACAGATCCTTTGAAGAACCATTTTCAAGACCAGGGAGGCAATCTTAACTTGCTTTTGGACCCATTTTCTTTGATACCTTCAAAGCCTACCTTCAATATGGAGTCAGCATTCAAGATGCCAACACATGCTGGTGAGCTACCTTATCAGAAAGCTGAAAATGCTACATATGGTGGGTTGGAAGATTTTTCTCTAGTGCAAGGTCATATGATTGAGCAAAATCCTCCAAATTGGCAAGTACATCTACAGTCAACTTTTCAAAACGAAAACTTTGCACATAAGAGGGCGAGAAAACCTCAACCTTTGGAAGCAGCCCAGAATGAGATAACAAGATCTAAAGAAAGTGGCAACTGCAAGCTCTTTGGTTTTCATCTCAACAGCAATCCCACTCCATCTGACCATGTAATGAAATCTGAACATTCCATGCCTCAGATGAAATCTGACCATATAATGAAATCTGAACATTTAATGCCTCAGACAAATGCCACCAATGACTTTGTGTCACATACTCAACCTACAGTAGCACAAGATGAGTTACGGATCTTTGAAGTTGATCATCACTCTAAGTTGCCCCAAGGTACAAAATCAGTCACCACTGCTCCAGCAGCAACTGAGCATGTGATGCATCATCAGCATTGCCCAGAGACTGCTAAGGAAGTTCAGGGCAAGCTTCAAGGTGGCTCGAGTAGGAGCTGCAGAAAG GTTCACAAACAAGGAATTGCGCTTGGAAGATCTGTGGACCTTACAAAGTTCAATGGCTATGATGAACTGATTGCGGAGTTAGATCAGATGTTTGAATTTGACGGCGAATTGATGGCTCCAAACAATAATTGGCTTATTGTATATACTGATAATGAGGGTGATATGATGCTTGTTGGAGATGACCCTTGGCT AGAATTCTGTAGTATGGTCTGCAAGATTTATATATACACAAGAGAGGAGGTGCAGAAGATGAAACCAGGAACCCTGAACCCTAGATTTGAAGGGATACCTATAAGAGGAAACACAGctgcaaaagaaagaaaagtccCTTTGCGTACATCAACAGCTAACCCAGAGAACTGA
- the LOC103707813 gene encoding auxin response factor 2A-like isoform X2, with translation MASSEVTTRENGGNGRGESFSSVCSESGADAARTPASAAPRRDAEEALYTELWFACAGPLATIPRNGERVFYFPQGHIEQVVASTNQLADKQVKIYDLPSKILCRVINVQLKAEQETDEVFAQVTLLPEANQDENALEKENLPSPPPRPHVHSFCKTLTASDTSTHGGFSVLRRHADECLPPLDMRLQPPTQELVAKDLHGVEWRFRHIFRGQPRRHLLQSGWSGFVSSKRLVAGDAFIFLRGEHGELRVGVRRAMRQQTNVPSSVISSHSMHLGVLATAWHAVTTGTIFTVYYKPRTSPSEFIVPYDRYMESLKNNYSIGMRFKMRFEGEEAPEQRFPGTIVGIGDGDSSSWPGSKWRCLQVRWDETSSIPRPERVSPWNLEPALTPPLNPLPTPKTKRPRPNAMPSSPDSSVLTKEGAIKITADPSQVHGVPRILQGQEKMALRDNLSDNNDSDTVQKPLTWPSSLDEDKNDVSSQRMLGSGNWMQMSGHEPTYKDMRSGFRPFSDMRGFAKPSFEQISTHTDPLKNHFQDQGGNLNLLLDPFSLIPSKPTFNMESAFKMPTHAGELPYQKAENATYGGLEDFSLVQGHMIEQNPPNWQVHLQSTFQNENFAHKRARKPQPLEAAQNEITRSKESGNCKLFGFHLNSNPTPSDHTNATNDFVSHTQPTVAQDELRIFEVDHHSKLPQGTKSVTTAPAATEHVMHHQHCPETAKEVQGKLQGGSSRSCRKVHKQGIALGRSVDLTKFNGYDELIAELDQMFEFDGELMAPNNNWLIVYTDNEGDMMLVGDDPWLEFCSMVCKIYIYTREEVQKMKPGTLNPRFEGIPIRGNTAAKERKVPLRTSTANPEN, from the exons ATGGCGTCGTCGGAGGTGACAACGAGGGAAAACGGCGGTAATGGGAGGGGGGAAAGCTTCTCCTCCGTATGCAGCGAGTCTGGCGCCGACGCCGCGAGGACCCCGGCCTCCGCCGCTCCCAGGAGAG ACGCGGAGGAAGCGCTTTATACAGAGCTCTGGTTTGCGTGCGCTGGGCCTCTGGCGACGATCCCTCGCAATGGGGAGAGGGTCTTCTACTTTCCTCAAGGTCATATAGAGCAG GTGGTGGCTTCTACAAATCAGTTGGCCGACAAGCAGGTGAAAATATATGACCTGCCATCCAAAATCCTTTGCCGAGTGATAAACGTCCAGCTGAAG GCCGAGCAGGAGACGGATGAGGTCTTTGCTCAGGTGACGCTGCTCCCCGAGGCAAAT CAAGATGAGAACGCTTTGGAGAAGGAGAATTTGCCGTCTCCACCACCAAGGCCTCATGTGCACTCTTTCTGCAAGACTTTGACAGCATCTGACACAAGCACCCACGGTGGGTTCTCTGTGTTAAGGAGGCACGCCGACGAATGCCTCCCTCCATTG GATATGCGTTTGCAACCTCCAACACAGGAGCTGGTGGCGAAGGATTTGCATGGGGTTGAATGGCGATTCCGCCACATCTTTCGTG GTCAACCAAGGAGACATCTGCTTCAGAGCGGATGGAGTGGCTTTGTTAGTTCTAAAAGGCTTGTTGCTGGGGATGCTTTTATCTTTCTAAG AGGAGAACATGGTGAACTACGTGTTGGAGTGAGACGGGCTATGAGACAACAAACAAATGTTCCATCATCAGTCATATCTAGCCATAGTATGCACCTTGGTGTCCTTGCAACAGCATGGCATGCTGTAACGACTGGAACCATCTTCACTGTTTATTACAAACCAAG GACAAGTCCATCTGAGTTCATTGTTCCTTACGATCGATACATGGAATCTCTCAAGAACAACTACTCTATCGGGATGAGATTCAAGATGAGGTTTGAAGGTGAAGAGGCCCCAGAGCAGAG GTTTCCCGGCACCATAGTTGGCATAGGAGATGGGGACTCCAGCAGCTGGCCTGGATCAAAATGGAGATGCCTCCAg GTGCGGTGGGATGAGACATCATCCATTCCTCGTCCGGAGAGAGTTTCTCCTTGGAACCTAGAACCTGCTCTGACTCCTCCATTGAACCCCCTTCCAACACCAAAGACTAAAAGGCCTCGACCAAATGCCATGCCCTCCTCCCCTGATTCATCTGTTCTTACAAAAGAAG GTGCAATCAAAATCACTGCGGACCCTTCCCAAGTTCATGGAGTTCCAAGGATTCTGCAAGGCCAAGAAAAGATGGCCTTGAGAGACAATTTAAGTGACAATAATGATTCAGACACTGTTCAGAAGCCCCTCACATGGCCATCATCTCTTGATGAAGACAAAAATGATGTTTCTTCTCAGAGAATGTTGGGTTCAGGCAACTGGATGCAAATGAGTGGGCATGAACCTACCTACAAGGACATGCGATCAGGGTTTCGACCTTTCAGTGACATGCGTGGGTTTGCTAAACCATCTTTTGAACAAATTTCAACTCATACAGATCCTTTGAAGAACCATTTTCAAGACCAGGGAGGCAATCTTAACTTGCTTTTGGACCCATTTTCTTTGATACCTTCAAAGCCTACCTTCAATATGGAGTCAGCATTCAAGATGCCAACACATGCTGGTGAGCTACCTTATCAGAAAGCTGAAAATGCTACATATGGTGGGTTGGAAGATTTTTCTCTAGTGCAAGGTCATATGATTGAGCAAAATCCTCCAAATTGGCAAGTACATCTACAGTCAACTTTTCAAAACGAAAACTTTGCACATAAGAGGGCGAGAAAACCTCAACCTTTGGAAGCAGCCCAGAATGAGATAACAAGATCTAAAGAAAGTGGCAACTGCAAGCTCTTTGGTTTTCATCTCAACAGCAATCCCACTCCATCTGACCAT ACAAATGCCACCAATGACTTTGTGTCACATACTCAACCTACAGTAGCACAAGATGAGTTACGGATCTTTGAAGTTGATCATCACTCTAAGTTGCCCCAAGGTACAAAATCAGTCACCACTGCTCCAGCAGCAACTGAGCATGTGATGCATCATCAGCATTGCCCAGAGACTGCTAAGGAAGTTCAGGGCAAGCTTCAAGGTGGCTCGAGTAGGAGCTGCAGAAAG GTTCACAAACAAGGAATTGCGCTTGGAAGATCTGTGGACCTTACAAAGTTCAATGGCTATGATGAACTGATTGCGGAGTTAGATCAGATGTTTGAATTTGACGGCGAATTGATGGCTCCAAACAATAATTGGCTTATTGTATATACTGATAATGAGGGTGATATGATGCTTGTTGGAGATGACCCTTGGCT AGAATTCTGTAGTATGGTCTGCAAGATTTATATATACACAAGAGAGGAGGTGCAGAAGATGAAACCAGGAACCCTGAACCCTAGATTTGAAGGGATACCTATAAGAGGAAACACAGctgcaaaagaaagaaaagtccCTTTGCGTACATCAACAGCTAACCCAGAGAACTGA